One Stratiformator vulcanicus genomic window, AACGACGTCATCCATCGCGACGTTAAACCGTCGAACGTGTTGGTCAATTTCCGCGGCGAGGCCAAGCTGGCCGACTTCGGAATGGCCCGCTGGGACAAGGCCGACCTGACGCTGACGGCGAAGGATCGGATCGTCGGCGCCCCCGGTTATATGGCCCCCGAGCAAGCCCGTGGCCGTGGTGTCGGACCACGTAGCGACGTTTATTCGCTAGGCATCATGCTCTATGAAATGCTGACCGGGAAGCGGCCTTTCGAAGGCGAAATCCAGCAAGTCCTTTTCAGTCTCCAATTCCGTGAAGCGCCCCGGCCGCGGAAGATCAATAAGACAATTTCGCGCGACCTCGAAACGATCGTGCTCAAGGCGATCCAAAAACGGCCCGAGGATCGTTACGCCACAGCGGACGAGTTTGCTGCCGATCTGCAGCGGTGGTTAGATGGCGAGCCGGTGAAAGCGCGTCGGGTCTCGCCGATGGGCAAGGTTTGGCGGCTGGCACTGCGGCAGCCGCGAACGTCGGCGACACTCGCATTCGGAACATTCTTGATCGCTACTGCCATCTCGATTCTCGGCAGCTCGCTAATTACGGCCGTGCCGGTCGACCCGTTTGCCGACGGCGAGTGGGACGTTCAAGTCGAGACGAAACCGGAGGGCGCAGAAATTACTGTCGTCCAGTTGGATGAACACCATCAGCCGATCGCCGAAGCCTTAACGAAGTCGACCGATCGGACTCCACTGACGATGTCACTGGCGCCGGGGCGATACTTGGTGATCGCAACACTCGGGACCCGTTTCCACGAAGTCCATCGCACGGTGCCAGGAGTTAAGGAAACCATCGCGATCGGCGTTACAAAGCCGAAGCACTGGACACTGCTTGAGGAAGGAGTCATTGCTTGGCCGAGAATTGATATCCCCGGCGATAATATTACTGCCGCGATGCAATTGGTGCCGGCTAACGAGAAATTCGCGTACCGAGCACTGGAATCGAAGGGTAACACGGTCGGGGTGCCGGCTTTCTTCATTGCCCGCAACGAGTACAAAGTTCGCGATCATTTCGAAATCCGAGATCGAATACCGCCGACCGTGTTTGCGCCACAGGCCTTAAACCAGTCGATGAACGAGCGTCACGATTTTGCCGCTCATTGGGCGGAAGAGAGTGGTTGTCGCCTGCCGACTGACGCGGAACTGGCGTGGGCAGAAGAGTTTGCCGCTGCCAACCCGGTATTCGGGTTGGCCGAACTTGGGGCCGGATTAGACGAATGGACTTCCGTTCGAGCCGGCTCCGATGCAAGCCGACGTGACATGTTCCTCTTGTACGGGGGCCTGCGGCGCTCACGTCAGCTCAATCAGCCGGCCGCCCTGCCCAGAATGTACCTCACTAACAGCCGGACAATCGGTTTCCGGCTGTGTCGAAGCGCCAGTCCGCGGTACGGTGCTGACGATAGCTGAAGAATCCGATCAACGTGTTGGGGCCGGCGCTCTCCATTCCGTCGAATCGTAAGAGGCCCCACGATGCCAAAACCGCGAAAGCAGTGGTCAATCCTGTATTGCTGCATCGATCGCGCTTATAAGACGAGTTCCAGCCCGGACCCTTCGGAGAATGCAGCTGCTGCAGTCTTGCGTGGACTGGACCGACTCGCACCGGAACTCGATCACGTGTCGGTCACGGCTCTTCACGATGTTCGGCGTGGTGGGCGGTTGACGGATCGAACGGTTCACCAGACCGGTAACCGCTCGAAGACTTTCGAGGATTTCTGCGGCCTTTCGTCCGGAGAAGCAACTTCGTTGCCCGAGACGGTCCTGGCTTACCTGAAGGCCGCCATCAAGAATGCACCGGCGGACCATACGATCGTGTTCTTCACCGGGCACGGTTTCGGAGAATTTGGTTTTGGTGATAAGCCAGACCTGCTGGCACTCACGCTTCTGGCATCGCACTTCAAGACCGACCTTGATGGCTATTTGGAGAGCAGCGAGGACTATCGTGAAAAATCGGTGGAGTTAATCACAGACTGGTTGCCGAATTTAACAGCCGATATGTCACTTCGGGCAGATGATGAAGCCGCCGTAACGACAAAGAAGGCGACGGAGTTTGTCGATCGGCTCTTTGAGGTGGGGCCTTCCCTTGTGGAAGCCTACCATCACGCGGCGCCAGGACACATCGCATACACAACTTCCCTTGATTTCGACAAAGGCGTCGTTCGCGCCAAAAAACCGGACGTTCAAGATTCATTGACGATCCTCCGGCTCCGGGAGGTCATTCGGGACTTCATTACTTACGCAAGAAGTCATCGCTACTCTGCGAGTACGGGTCGGATCGACATGCTCGGCTTCGAGGCATGCGACATGTCAACGGTCGAGGTCGCATACGATTTGGGAGACCTTTGCAAACACATCGTCGCCAGTCCTATTCGTTTTTTCAGCGGCTTCCCCCATACATCTTGGATTGCGGGGCTCGATCAGTATCCGGGCACATTCGGGCTGCCGTCGTTTGCCATCGCAACCGCCATTGAGTGCGACGATCACTTGCGATCACTGGCAATCGCCTCAATGTTTGTCGCAATGGAACCACGACTCCGCAAAAACCTCGTCGCACGCATCAATAATTTCGTCCGTGTTGCAAAGCCACTTCTTAAAAACGACACGTTTCGGGATCACGTCACTAACGCGGTGGAAGCTTCTCGCTGGGACCTGAGCGAAAGAGATTCGACAACGGAGCTTGGAGAACGCGAGGTCTCACAAGTCGGGCTGATGTGGAGCGTGTTCTTACCACGATTTTTCGGCGACCTTGAAAGTCGCCTGTCCGACCCCGCATTTCAGGACGCAAAAACGGCTGCACACGCGATCGCGCGAATGACGGTCTTCCCGCCCGAAGATGGAGATAGAAACTGCATCAT contains:
- a CDS encoding serine/threonine-protein kinase; the protein is MPVDSTVSAAEESLPHGDPVVEVDLRCGEFLQLWSEGRRPRIEDFLVDTGDLDQSTLLSRLIMLEVRERVRVGEQPQLDDYISRFPTSKEVISRLTPLFRDSGSDLAQPDEATAFLDACTINRLGRFEIDKRLGSGSFGSVWRAWDRKLKRSVAVKIIDRARLEKHEIDLALHEAGAAAQLNHASIVQVHDVGQTDGAFYIVTEYVNGADLKTHLRQGELSHRDAVGMCAQIARALQHAHDNDVIHRDVKPSNVLVNFRGEAKLADFGMARWDKADLTLTAKDRIVGAPGYMAPEQARGRGVGPRSDVYSLGIMLYEMLTGKRPFEGEIQQVLFSLQFREAPRPRKINKTISRDLETIVLKAIQKRPEDRYATADEFAADLQRWLDGEPVKARRVSPMGKVWRLALRQPRTSATLAFGTFLIATAISILGSSLITAVPVDPFADGEWDVQVETKPEGAEITVVQLDEHHQPIAEALTKSTDRTPLTMSLAPGRYLVIATLGTRFHEVHRTVPGVKETIAIGVTKPKHWTLLEEGVIAWPRIDIPGDNITAAMQLVPANEKFAYRALESKGNTVGVPAFFIARNEYKVRDHFEIRDRIPPTVFAPQALNQSMNERHDFAAHWAEESGCRLPTDAELAWAEEFAAANPVFGLAELGAGLDEWTSVRAGSDASRRDMFLLYGGLRRSRQLNQPAALPRMYLTNSRTIGFRLCRSASPRYGADDS
- a CDS encoding clostripain-related cysteine peptidase — translated: MPKPRKQWSILYCCIDRAYKTSSSPDPSENAAAAVLRGLDRLAPELDHVSVTALHDVRRGGRLTDRTVHQTGNRSKTFEDFCGLSSGEATSLPETVLAYLKAAIKNAPADHTIVFFTGHGFGEFGFGDKPDLLALTLLASHFKTDLDGYLESSEDYREKSVELITDWLPNLTADMSLRADDEAAVTTKKATEFVDRLFEVGPSLVEAYHHAAPGHIAYTTSLDFDKGVVRAKKPDVQDSLTILRLREVIRDFITYARSHRYSASTGRIDMLGFEACDMSTVEVAYDLGDLCKHIVASPIRFFSGFPHTSWIAGLDQYPGTFGLPSFAIATAIECDDHLRSLAIASMFVAMEPRLRKNLVARINNFVRVAKPLLKNDTFRDHVTNAVEASRWDLSERDSTTELGEREVSQVGLMWSVFLPRFFGDLESRLSDPAFQDAKTAAHAIARMTVFPPEDGDRNCIIADRSLTTNNRLSMGFAAEDGMLTLYFPDRADILDRYETSSAFASISDWPSFLRHYFQKK